A single region of the Geovibrio ferrireducens genome encodes:
- a CDS encoding nitrite/sulfite reductase: MNLYRLPEGYEKVIDGFEAVLNSWLNGGTDMDEFRKTCSAFGIYEQKQQGTFMQRIRLAGGIIDSALLGSLMRLADEYAGGFLHITTRQNVQLHGVAPENLGKLQRRLANLSLLTKTAGGNCVRNVLIDPLSGVSDDDVFDVSPYGLELSNRLPEYPVFAALPRKFKIALSSSQEDRALCSIADLGLIAVKRRGRRGFAVYTGGGLGAKSMTGGRLMDFIPASDILIASLAFSELFAEYGQGVPRSQARLRFLIERMGRDEFYKILKGKLKRLSRDKSLKIKPKALGCARETRGGDFRDSEWTEQFVSAQRQAGRYTVKLPLFFGQIYADTAAQVISFCKKYPKTEIRFTQTQNILLRDVGTAALDDAKELAFAVSSLAGANGFLSDIKTCVGADFCRLSAASSSGLLKGIIDAAAADEELSSVGDVRIGISGCVNGCGHTALADLGFGGKAGRDESGERADWFRIFIGGSLKGIGVEIGELPALNIPAFTVDVLKKYKASGAVSFADFLADGGRSAAEALLKEYL; this comes from the coding sequence GTGAATCTGTACAGGCTTCCCGAAGGTTATGAAAAAGTTATAGACGGTTTTGAGGCAGTTCTGAACAGCTGGCTGAACGGCGGAACCGATATGGATGAGTTCAGAAAAACATGCTCAGCTTTCGGTATTTATGAGCAGAAGCAGCAGGGAACATTCATGCAGAGGATACGTCTTGCGGGCGGAATAATCGATTCGGCTCTTCTTGGTTCATTGATGAGGCTTGCGGATGAGTATGCGGGCGGGTTTCTGCATATAACCACAAGACAGAATGTTCAGCTTCACGGTGTCGCTCCGGAGAATCTCGGTAAGCTGCAGCGCAGACTGGCTAATCTATCTCTGCTGACCAAAACGGCAGGGGGGAACTGCGTTCGTAATGTGCTGATCGATCCTCTTTCCGGTGTTTCAGATGATGATGTTTTTGATGTTTCACCCTACGGACTGGAGCTTTCAAACAGGCTGCCGGAGTATCCGGTCTTTGCTGCACTGCCGCGCAAATTCAAGATTGCTCTCTCATCATCACAGGAGGACAGAGCCCTCTGCTCCATAGCCGATCTGGGGCTGATTGCCGTGAAAAGAAGAGGGCGGCGCGGTTTTGCTGTCTATACCGGAGGCGGACTCGGTGCAAAATCCATGACCGGAGGCAGGCTTATGGATTTCATACCCGCCTCGGATATTCTCATTGCGTCATTGGCTTTCAGTGAGCTTTTTGCGGAATACGGGCAGGGAGTTCCCAGATCTCAGGCCAGACTGCGGTTCCTCATAGAGAGAATGGGCCGGGATGAGTTTTATAAAATACTTAAAGGAAAGCTGAAAAGGCTCTCAAGAGATAAATCGCTGAAAATAAAGCCAAAAGCTCTGGGCTGCGCACGGGAAACCCGCGGCGGAGATTTCAGGGATTCTGAGTGGACGGAGCAGTTTGTTTCTGCTCAGAGACAGGCAGGGCGGTATACAGTGAAGCTGCCTCTGTTTTTCGGGCAGATTTATGCAGACACGGCAGCGCAGGTGATCTCCTTCTGCAAAAAGTATCCCAAGACCGAAATCCGCTTCACCCAGACACAGAACATTCTGCTGCGTGATGTGGGCACTGCCGCTCTGGATGATGCCAAGGAGCTTGCCTTCGCAGTGAGCAGTCTGGCTGGAGCCAACGGTTTTCTCAGTGATATAAAAACCTGCGTGGGAGCGGATTTTTGCAGGCTTTCCGCCGCATCCTCCTCCGGACTGCTCAAAGGGATAATTGATGCGGCAGCGGCGGATGAGGAACTCAGCAGTGTCGGGGATGTCCGCATAGGTATCTCCGGCTGCGTAAACGGCTGCGGGCATACTGCGCTTGCTGATTTGGGGTTCGGAGGCAAGGCCGGCAGGGATGAATCCGGGGAGAGGGCGGACTGGTTCCGCATCTTCATTGGCGGCTCGCTGAAAGGCATAGGGGTAGAAATAGGTGAGCTTCCGGCATTGAATATTCCGGCTTTTACGGTTGATGTGCTGAAAAAATATAAGGCTTCGGGGGCAGTTTCCTTCGCTGATTTTCTCGCTGACGGCGGGAGGAGCGCAGCAGAGGCATTGCTGAAAGAATACTTGTGA
- a CDS encoding succinate dehydrogenase, cytochrome b556 subunit, whose protein sequence is MPRKDLVTYPKKTGYRKHTGMVAWLLHRITGVIIGAYLIMHILGVSGTVSALSSVTGAAVVKALFLVSFSFHAFNGVRIVLMEFGAGAHRENFSKYFMAVVFITIVITVIGAIPIFS, encoded by the coding sequence ATGCCAAGGAAAGACCTTGTTACCTACCCGAAGAAAACCGGGTACCGCAAGCACACCGGAATGGTCGCATGGCTGCTGCACCGTATAACTGGGGTTATAATCGGTGCTTACCTTATTATGCACATTCTCGGCGTTTCCGGAACTGTTTCCGCTCTTTCATCAGTGACCGGCGCCGCAGTTGTGAAAGCTCTGTTCCTCGTGAGCTTTTCGTTCCACGCTTTTAACGGCGTGAGGATCGTCCTTATGGAATTCGGAGCAGGAGCCCACAGGGAAAACTTCTCCAAATACTTCATGGCAGTGGTTTTCATAACCATCGTCATAACCGTGATCGGCGCTATCCCGATCTTCAGCTAA
- the sdhA gene encoding succinate dehydrogenase flavoprotein subunit, whose amino-acid sequence MSVKVEYHKFDVVVVGAGGAGLNAAQVASQHVKTAVVSEVYPTRSHTISAQGGISASLGNLEEDHWHWHMFDTVKGSDYLADQDAAEYMTRKAPEMIIALEHIGLPFSRTPDGKIAQRPFGGHTAEFGKRPVKRACYAADRTGHAMLQNLYEKSVEQGTHFYSEFYALELLVNNGAVNGVLCYDIQNGEFHIFHAKAIIFATGGNCRIYQTNSNAHINTGDGLALAMRKGFSWSDAEFFQFHPTGIYGAGNLITEGVRGEGGILLNKDGERFMERYAPTIKDLAPRDIVSRSMMKEILDGRGVGPKADHVLLKIDHIGAEAILEKLPGIHELSLVFAGADCTKEPIPVVPTAHYQNGGIPTGYLTQVIKGNMDGEEYVPGFFAAGECASASVHGANRLGTNSLLDLVVFGRTAGEQAAKFAKENPFVDLVENAGAEGIATLQKFANSNGTNTFGPVWEELTRIMQTNVGVFRTEELMTGALEVLDKLEGKMDDFRVVDKSSVYNLDLIEALELNNMILVAKAATKAALARKESRGGHFRDDYPDRDDANFLKHTEVYLEEDGKTPRVDYRKVRMQPLTVEPFPPKARVY is encoded by the coding sequence ATGTCTGTTAAAGTTGAATATCATAAGTTCGACGTGGTTGTCGTGGGTGCAGGCGGCGCAGGGCTCAATGCGGCTCAGGTTGCGTCACAGCACGTAAAAACTGCCGTTGTTTCGGAAGTTTACCCCACAAGAAGCCACACGATCTCCGCTCAGGGCGGCATATCCGCTTCCCTCGGCAACCTTGAGGAAGACCACTGGCACTGGCACATGTTTGACACTGTCAAAGGCAGCGACTATCTTGCAGATCAGGACGCAGCCGAATACATGACAAGAAAAGCGCCTGAGATGATCATCGCCCTTGAGCACATCGGTCTGCCTTTCAGCCGTACTCCGGACGGAAAAATCGCTCAGCGTCCCTTCGGCGGACACACTGCCGAATTCGGTAAAAGACCCGTAAAAAGAGCATGTTACGCAGCGGACAGAACAGGTCACGCCATGCTCCAGAACCTTTATGAGAAATCAGTTGAGCAGGGAACACACTTCTACAGCGAGTTCTATGCACTTGAGCTTCTCGTGAACAACGGCGCGGTTAACGGCGTTCTCTGCTATGACATCCAGAACGGCGAATTCCACATCTTCCACGCCAAGGCAATAATCTTCGCCACAGGCGGTAACTGCCGTATCTACCAGACTAACTCAAACGCACACATAAACACCGGTGATGGTCTCGCACTGGCTATGAGAAAAGGTTTCAGCTGGTCTGATGCTGAGTTCTTCCAGTTCCACCCGACAGGAATCTACGGTGCGGGCAACCTCATCACAGAAGGCGTTCGCGGTGAGGGCGGAATCCTCCTCAACAAAGACGGCGAGCGTTTCATGGAGCGTTATGCGCCCACCATCAAAGACCTTGCCCCTAGAGACATAGTTTCACGCTCAATGATGAAAGAGATCCTTGACGGACGCGGTGTCGGCCCCAAAGCTGACCACGTTCTCCTTAAGATCGACCACATCGGCGCGGAAGCCATCCTTGAAAAACTTCCCGGCATCCACGAGCTTTCACTTGTTTTCGCAGGTGCTGACTGTACTAAGGAACCCATCCCCGTTGTGCCCACTGCCCACTACCAGAACGGCGGTATCCCCACCGGCTACCTCACTCAGGTTATCAAAGGCAACATGGACGGCGAAGAATACGTACCCGGCTTTTTCGCTGCGGGCGAGTGTGCTTCCGCTTCCGTTCACGGCGCAAACAGGCTCGGAACAAACTCTCTGCTTGACCTTGTTGTCTTCGGACGTACAGCGGGTGAGCAGGCCGCGAAATTCGCCAAGGAAAACCCCTTTGTTGACCTTGTTGAAAACGCAGGCGCAGAAGGCATCGCCACTCTGCAGAAATTTGCCAACTCCAACGGAACCAACACCTTCGGACCCGTATGGGAAGAGCTTACAAGAATCATGCAGACCAACGTGGGCGTTTTCAGAACAGAAGAGCTCATGACAGGCGCTCTTGAAGTTCTTGACAAACTCGAAGGCAAAATGGACGACTTCAGAGTTGTGGACAAATCTTCCGTTTACAACCTTGACCTCATCGAAGCTCTTGAGCTCAACAACATGATTCTTGTCGCAAAAGCAGCCACAAAGGCGGCTCTCGCAAGAAAAGAATCAAGAGGCGGTCACTTCAGGGACGACTACCCCGACAGAGATGACGCAAACTTCCTCAAACACACGGAAGTGTACCTTGAAGAAGACGGCAAAACTCCGAGAGTGGACTACAGAAAAGTGCGCATGCAGCCGCTTACTGTTGAACCGTTCCCGCCTAAAGCCAGAGTATATTAA
- a CDS encoding sulfate/molybdate ABC transporter ATP-binding protein, with amino-acid sequence MKITIEELNKYYGGYHALTDLNLEIASGELIALLGPSGSGKTTLLRTIAGLENFESGRIFFGEEETSAQPLGRRGIGFVFQHYALFKHMKVFDNVAFGLTCKPKGSRPSKEEISRKVHELLKLVQLEHYADRFPSELSGGQRQRVALARALAVEPRVLLLDEPFGALDAKVRKELRKWLRRLHDELHITSIFVTHDQEEALEVADRIVIMHKGRIEQTGTPEEVYEKPANSFVYSFLGNVNLFHGRLVNGSMQFENASVDESDKDLDVKDAALFVRPHDVQVLPADSPDGIEARVSFLRQRGSVVNIELYAEEGGGRYIDAEISKDAADLLELRLGLNVKLRFRNTKIYTKDEEAYSYVI; translated from the coding sequence ATGAAAATAACCATTGAGGAGCTGAACAAATATTACGGCGGTTATCATGCTCTTACTGATCTTAACCTGGAGATAGCAAGCGGCGAGCTCATAGCCCTTCTGGGTCCTTCCGGTTCGGGGAAAACCACGCTTCTGCGCACCATTGCGGGGCTTGAGAACTTCGAAAGCGGCAGAATCTTTTTCGGAGAAGAGGAAACTTCCGCCCAGCCGCTTGGGAGAAGGGGTATAGGTTTTGTCTTTCAGCATTACGCACTCTTTAAGCACATGAAGGTGTTTGACAATGTAGCCTTCGGCCTCACATGCAAACCGAAAGGCAGCCGCCCCTCCAAAGAGGAGATAAGCCGTAAGGTGCATGAGCTTTTAAAGCTTGTTCAGCTTGAGCACTATGCAGACAGGTTTCCATCGGAGCTTTCCGGCGGACAGAGGCAAAGGGTCGCACTGGCAAGAGCGCTTGCCGTGGAGCCAAGGGTTCTGCTGCTGGACGAACCGTTCGGCGCTCTGGATGCCAAGGTTCGCAAGGAGCTTCGTAAGTGGCTGAGAAGGCTCCATGACGAGCTGCATATAACCAGCATATTCGTAACCCATGATCAGGAGGAGGCGCTGGAAGTGGCGGACAGAATCGTGATCATGCATAAAGGGCGCATAGAGCAGACAGGAACACCGGAAGAGGTTTACGAAAAGCCGGCAAACAGCTTTGTCTACAGCTTTCTGGGCAATGTTAATCTGTTCCACGGGAGGCTGGTCAATGGGAGCATGCAGTTTGAAAATGCATCTGTGGATGAATCGGACAAGGATCTGGATGTGAAGGATGCTGCGCTGTTTGTGCGGCCGCATGATGTGCAGGTTCTCCCGGCGGATTCTCCTGACGGGATAGAGGCGAGAGTATCATTCCTGCGGCAGAGAGGCTCGGTGGTGAACATCGAACTCTACGCAGAGGAAGGGGGCGGCAGGTATATTGATGCGGAAATCTCAAAAGATGCGGCGGATCTGCTGGAACTCAGGCTTGGGCTTAATGTGAAGCTCAGGTTCAGAAACACGAAGATCTACACCAAGGATGAGGAGGCGTACAGCTATGTCATATAA
- a CDS encoding succinate dehydrogenase, hydrophobic membrane anchor protein has product MNNYKFMGSSNTGTFAWLMQRISGVILILVVLMHFFSMMKGGEYGMMQVVLAPVIAFGLFHTFNGFKMITDDYVSSAGWRGIILGAYWIFGITLAVLAIKVI; this is encoded by the coding sequence ATGAACAATTACAAATTTATGGGATCAAGCAACACCGGAACCTTTGCATGGCTCATGCAGAGAATATCCGGCGTAATACTCATCCTTGTTGTTCTTATGCACTTCTTCTCCATGATGAAGGGCGGGGAATACGGCATGATGCAGGTCGTTCTCGCACCTGTTATCGCCTTCGGTCTTTTCCACACTTTTAACGGGTTTAAGATGATTACCGATGATTACGTATCCAGCGCAGGCTGGAGAGGCATAATCCTCGGCGCTTACTGGATATTCGGAATCACTCTTGCGGTTCTGGCGATCAAAGTCATCTGA
- a CDS encoding aspartate aminotransferase family protein gives MSSLVGNYGRYDVAFVKGNGCFLYDEAGREYLDFGCGISVVSLGHCNPAVTGAIIRQAQTLIHTSNLYRNPEQEKLGERLSRLSFGGKVFFCNSGAEANEAALKMARIYGNKKYDGLRYKVVTMKNSFHGRTYATLSATGQEKIHKGFEPIADWFIHVPFNDFDAVDKACSKGDVVAVILEPVQGEGGVCSVEKGYLERLRAYCDKKDILLIFDEIQTSMGRMGHIFGYEHFGVKPDILTTAKALGNGVPIGAVIAKPECADYFVPGTHGTTFGGNFLACAAGNAVLDELTADGFLASVREKGAYFKERLKAVFGSKAVEVRGTGLMIGVQLHEKSADFVKECMAEGLLVIPAGMETVRIYPPVNIDRENLDKGLAIIEKVLAGGKF, from the coding sequence ATGTCAAGTTTGGTAGGAAACTACGGGCGCTATGATGTTGCGTTCGTGAAAGGGAACGGCTGCTTTCTTTATGATGAGGCGGGCAGAGAATACCTTGATTTCGGCTGCGGAATCAGCGTAGTGAGTCTGGGGCATTGCAACCCTGCGGTTACCGGGGCGATAATCAGGCAGGCACAAACCCTTATCCACACCTCCAACCTTTACCGAAATCCTGAGCAGGAGAAGCTGGGCGAACGCCTCAGCAGGCTTTCCTTCGGCGGAAAGGTGTTCTTCTGCAATTCAGGGGCTGAGGCGAACGAAGCTGCGCTGAAAATGGCGAGGATTTACGGCAATAAAAAATACGACGGTCTGCGCTATAAGGTCGTGACGATGAAAAACTCATTTCACGGCAGAACATACGCAACCCTTTCCGCCACAGGGCAGGAAAAGATACATAAGGGCTTTGAGCCCATTGCGGACTGGTTTATCCATGTTCCGTTCAACGATTTTGACGCTGTGGACAAGGCATGCTCGAAAGGGGATGTTGTGGCTGTTATCCTTGAACCTGTTCAGGGCGAGGGCGGGGTCTGCTCCGTTGAGAAGGGTTATCTTGAGCGTCTGCGCGCCTACTGCGATAAAAAGGATATTCTGCTTATCTTTGATGAGATACAGACATCCATGGGCAGGATGGGGCATATCTTCGGTTATGAGCATTTCGGCGTGAAGCCCGATATACTCACGACAGCCAAGGCTCTCGGAAACGGGGTTCCCATCGGTGCTGTCATTGCAAAGCCGGAATGTGCGGACTATTTTGTGCCCGGAACCCACGGAACAACATTCGGGGGAAACTTCCTCGCATGTGCCGCAGGCAATGCGGTTTTGGATGAGCTCACGGCGGACGGCTTCCTCGCCTCCGTGCGTGAGAAAGGTGCTTACTTCAAGGAGCGGCTTAAGGCTGTCTTCGGTTCAAAGGCTGTTGAGGTGCGTGGAACAGGGCTTATGATAGGCGTTCAGCTCCATGAAAAATCCGCCGACTTCGTGAAGGAGTGCATGGCGGAGGGGCTGCTGGTTATACCTGCCGGAATGGAAACGGTGCGGATTTACCCGCCCGTCAATATAGACAGAGAAAATCTTGACAAGGGTCTTGCTATTATTGAAAAAGTCCTTGCGGGAGGTAAATTTTGA
- a CDS encoding sulfate adenylyltransferase subunit 1 codes for MKRMNIVITGHVDHGKSTLTGRLLADTGSLPEGKLEAVKAMCAGNSRPFEYAFLLDALADEQKQGITIDSARVFFKSPLREYIIIDAPGHIEFLKNMLSGASRASAAVLIIDAKEGIAENSRRHGLLLSLLGIRQVVVVVNKMDLVNYSRDVFDRICGDYSLFLAELGVQPQHFIPVAAREGVNLISGSANTPWYTGKSVLEALDSFDDEQSLEDKPFAMSLQDVYKFTENNDDRRIFAGTPSTGTISAGDRVAFLPSGKTSVISTVEGFNTEQRFNAGAGEATGFTLETQVYVKPGEVMVKEGEGSIKVSDRFRANIFWLGSKPFETGREYKLKIGCAKTSVTIEKIEKLIDAQSLGKEADRKGIRRHEAATLLLKTSAPVAFDTFDANEPLGRFVIIDDYNIAGGGIILEALEKSSARKVRAYSKHEVELNRFIRKHYPHWECINIEE; via the coding sequence ATGAAGAGGATGAATATTGTAATAACAGGTCATGTTGACCACGGAAAAAGCACGCTGACAGGCAGGCTCCTTGCGGACACGGGCAGCCTGCCCGAAGGGAAGCTGGAGGCTGTGAAGGCCATGTGCGCTGGCAACTCCCGCCCGTTTGAATATGCCTTTCTGCTGGATGCGCTGGCTGATGAGCAGAAGCAGGGGATCACCATAGATTCCGCAAGGGTGTTTTTCAAAAGCCCTTTGCGGGAGTACATCATAATCGATGCGCCCGGACACATTGAATTTCTCAAGAACATGCTCAGCGGCGCTTCAAGAGCATCCGCCGCTGTGCTGATAATCGATGCGAAGGAAGGTATTGCCGAAAACTCTAGAAGGCACGGCCTCCTACTCTCCCTGCTGGGGATAAGGCAGGTGGTGGTTGTGGTAAACAAGATGGATCTGGTTAATTACAGCAGGGATGTCTTTGACAGAATCTGCGGTGATTACAGCCTGTTTCTGGCTGAACTCGGTGTGCAGCCTCAGCACTTCATCCCCGTAGCGGCGAGGGAAGGGGTTAACCTGATCTCCGGTTCCGCAAATACCCCGTGGTACACAGGCAAGAGCGTTCTGGAGGCTCTGGACAGTTTTGATGATGAACAGTCCCTTGAGGACAAGCCGTTTGCCATGTCATTGCAGGATGTTTATAAATTTACGGAAAACAACGATGACAGAAGAATTTTTGCAGGAACCCCGTCCACCGGAACAATCAGCGCAGGGGACAGGGTAGCTTTTCTCCCCTCCGGCAAAACCAGCGTGATCAGCACTGTAGAAGGCTTTAATACAGAGCAGAGATTCAACGCCGGGGCGGGGGAGGCGACAGGCTTTACCCTTGAAACTCAGGTTTATGTTAAGCCCGGAGAGGTTATGGTGAAGGAGGGGGAAGGGAGCATTAAGGTCTCTGACAGATTCAGGGCTAATATCTTCTGGCTCGGCTCAAAACCCTTCGAAACAGGCAGAGAGTACAAACTGAAAATAGGCTGCGCTAAAACATCTGTCACTATAGAAAAAATAGAAAAGCTTATAGATGCCCAGAGCCTTGGGAAGGAGGCTGACCGGAAAGGGATCAGGCGGCATGAGGCTGCAACCCTGCTCCTTAAGACATCCGCACCAGTGGCGTTCGATACTTTCGATGCCAATGAGCCTCTGGGAAGATTTGTGATAATAGATGACTACAACATCGCAGGCGGCGGCATAATCCTTGAAGCGCTTGAAAAATCATCAGCACGGAAAGTCAGGGCGTACTCAAAGCATGAGGTTGAGCTCAACAGATTTATAAGAAAGCATTATCCGCACTGGGAATGCATAAATATAGAAGAATAA
- a CDS encoding succinate dehydrogenase iron-sulfur subunit produces the protein MKKVTFEIFRYDPDKDKEPYYKTYDVELRRPGYLMLDALNQIKWELDPTLTYRRSCREGVCGSDGINVNGVNMLSCMTKVEDLGSDHIVVQPLPGMNVMRDLVVDVDDFFSKFITVKPYLIRKSPNPDKEIYQSPEDRKKLDGLYECIACGCCSSSCPSYWADKKYLGPNAFLRAWRYLADSRDEGAEERLPILNDKHGVWRCHTIYNCVEACPKELNPTEAIMNIRKMLLDTEF, from the coding sequence ATGAAGAAGGTTACATTCGAAATATTCAGGTACGATCCCGACAAGGACAAGGAACCGTACTACAAAACATATGATGTTGAGCTGAGACGCCCCGGCTACCTCATGCTTGACGCTCTCAACCAGATCAAATGGGAGCTTGACCCCACGCTGACTTACCGCAGATCATGCCGTGAAGGCGTGTGCGGCTCTGACGGTATAAACGTCAACGGCGTAAACATGCTCTCCTGCATGACAAAGGTTGAGGATCTCGGCAGTGATCACATAGTGGTTCAGCCGCTTCCCGGCATGAACGTTATGAGAGACCTCGTGGTTGACGTTGATGACTTCTTCTCGAAGTTCATCACTGTTAAACCTTACCTCATAAGAAAGTCACCCAACCCCGACAAGGAAATCTACCAGTCTCCCGAAGACAGGAAGAAACTTGACGGTCTGTATGAGTGTATCGCCTGCGGATGCTGCTCATCCTCATGCCCCTCATACTGGGCTGACAAAAAATACCTCGGACCCAACGCCTTCCTCAGAGCATGGAGATACCTCGCTGACTCAAGGGACGAAGGTGCTGAGGAGCGTCTGCCTATCCTCAACGATAAGCACGGCGTATGGAGATGCCACACAATCTACAACTGCGTAGAGGCATGCCCGAAAGAGCTCAACCCCACGGAAGCAATAATGAACATCAGAAAAATGCTTCTGGACACTGAGTTCTAA
- the cysD gene encoding sulfate adenylyltransferase subunit CysD, producing MDHLQKLEAHSVYILREAYREFKSLSMLWSIGKDSTVLLWLTRKAFFGHVPFPLIHIDTAFKVPEMIAYRNELCLKYRINLIVGQNTEALANNETFPGGLDRLACCKKLKTEALVNTLSGAWGRQRLDFETGALVPDKSREAFTGVIAGVRADEEGSRSKERVFSARDEKSEWDTASQPPELWNQYKTEFAPGTHVRIHPLLDWTELNIWEYIERENIPVIPLYFNQGDGRRYRSLGCWPCTKPVESEARTVTEIIDELKSGKFRNIAERSGREQDKEGGGTLEALRKDGYM from the coding sequence ATGGATCATTTGCAGAAACTGGAGGCGCACAGTGTGTACATACTCAGGGAGGCTTACAGGGAATTTAAAAGCCTCTCCATGCTGTGGTCTATCGGGAAGGACAGCACAGTTCTTCTCTGGCTCACAAGGAAAGCATTCTTCGGGCATGTGCCCTTTCCCCTTATCCACATAGACACGGCATTCAAGGTTCCGGAAATGATAGCCTACCGCAACGAACTCTGCCTGAAATACCGCATTAACCTCATAGTGGGGCAGAACACGGAGGCTCTTGCCAATAACGAAACCTTCCCCGGCGGACTGGACAGGCTGGCCTGCTGCAAAAAGCTCAAGACGGAAGCCCTCGTCAACACCCTTTCCGGCGCATGGGGGAGGCAAAGGCTTGATTTTGAAACAGGCGCTCTTGTGCCGGATAAATCAAGGGAAGCCTTCACCGGGGTCATAGCCGGAGTCAGGGCTGATGAGGAAGGAAGCCGCTCCAAGGAGCGTGTGTTCTCCGCAAGGGACGAAAAGAGCGAGTGGGACACGGCAAGCCAGCCGCCGGAACTCTGGAACCAGTATAAAACAGAATTTGCACCCGGAACCCATGTCCGCATCCATCCGCTTCTGGATTGGACGGAGCTGAACATCTGGGAATATATAGAGCGCGAAAACATACCCGTAATCCCACTGTATTTTAATCAGGGGGACGGAAGAAGATACCGCTCCCTCGGCTGCTGGCCCTGCACTAAGCCTGTTGAGTCCGAAGCGCGCACAGTCACAGAGATTATTGATGAACTGAAAAGCGGCAAGTTCCGCAACATAGCAGAGCGTTCAGGCAGGGAGCAGGACAAGGAGGGGGGCGGAACCCTCGAAGCATTGAGAAAGGACGGGTATATGTGA
- a CDS encoding phosphoadenylyl-sulfate reductase: protein MSYKALLSRWREEETLSALRFFSREFEGRHSLAFSHQAEDVVLLDLLKKAGVTPRVFTISTGKLFPESEAMNREIEEFFGIRLDVIRPEPAEVERMTEEHGEDLFYKSTELRKLCCRVRKVVPLNAYLKGFSLWFTGLRKEQSPTRTDLDVLEYDEASGIYKVSPLLEWTTGQVMEYAEKHRLPHNQLYAKGFLSIGCEPCTRPASDPADIRSGRWWWESPEHKECGLHLKK from the coding sequence ATGTCATATAAAGCACTTCTCAGCCGCTGGCGTGAGGAGGAAACGCTCAGTGCTCTCCGTTTTTTCTCCCGTGAGTTCGAAGGCCGTCACTCGCTTGCGTTCAGTCATCAGGCGGAGGATGTGGTTCTGCTTGATCTGCTGAAAAAAGCCGGGGTCACTCCGAGAGTATTCACCATCTCGACCGGAAAGCTTTTTCCGGAATCAGAGGCTATGAACAGGGAGATAGAGGAGTTTTTCGGAATCCGGCTTGATGTGATCAGACCGGAACCTGCTGAGGTGGAAAGGATGACAGAGGAGCACGGGGAGGATCTTTTCTATAAAAGCACCGAACTGCGGAAACTCTGCTGCCGTGTGCGGAAGGTTGTGCCGCTGAATGCTTATCTTAAGGGATTTTCCCTCTGGTTCACAGGCCTGAGAAAGGAGCAGTCACCCACCAGAACTGATCTTGATGTTCTGGAATATGATGAAGCATCAGGAATATACAAAGTCAGTCCTCTTCTAGAGTGGACAACCGGGCAGGTGATGGAATATGCGGAGAAACACAGACTCCCCCATAACCAGCTCTACGCAAAGGGCTTTCTCAGCATAGGCTGTGAGCCGTGCACAAGACCCGCATCAGACCCCGCAGACATAAGAAGCGGCAGATGGTGGTGGGAATCGCCCGAACATAAGGAATGCGGGCTTCATCTGAAAAAATAG
- the amrA gene encoding AmmeMemoRadiSam system protein A, with protein MDFDISAGNKKFLLEIARNAVRSSLDKSPLIIPPAPEGLEFKSGCFVTLHLNGMLRGCIGNFRDDRNIVKNVADMAVQAAFQDPRFPSVSESEFDLLEFEISVLSPMIPIKSVEEAEVGRDGLYVVKGFNRGVLLPQVASEYGWDKYEFISHTCAKAGLPFEAWKTEKIDLYRFEAAVFSEKSV; from the coding sequence ATGGATTTTGATATAAGTGCAGGCAATAAAAAATTTCTGCTGGAGATAGCAAGAAACGCTGTCAGGTCTTCGCTGGATAAAAGTCCGCTGATAATCCCCCCTGCTCCCGAAGGGCTGGAATTTAAGAGCGGCTGCTTTGTCACCCTCCACCTGAACGGAATGCTGCGAGGATGCATAGGCAATTTCAGGGATGACAGGAATATTGTGAAAAATGTTGCTGATATGGCTGTTCAGGCTGCGTTTCAGGACCCGCGCTTCCCCTCTGTCTCTGAGAGCGAGTTTGATTTGCTGGAATTTGAAATTTCAGTTCTCTCCCCTATGATTCCCATAAAATCAGTCGAAGAGGCCGAAGTAGGCCGTGACGGTTTATACGTGGTCAAAGGTTTCAACCGCGGTGTTCTGCTCCCGCAGGTGGCATCGGAATACGGCTGGGACAAGTACGAGTTCATCTCACACACCTGCGCCAAGGCCGGGCTTCCCTTTGAGGCGTGGAAGACTGAAAAGATCGATCTTTACAGGTTCGAGGCCGCGGTTTTCAGCGAAAAATCCGTTTAA